A region from the uncultured Bacteroides sp. genome encodes:
- a CDS encoding FecR family protein, whose product MNKEILYKFFQRETTSEEEECIKKWSDDSPENRQKIINERKLFDTLLLLADDELIASQNNYSIRRKRIYNWAKVAAIIIFAILGTKLYDRYQESVQPVPLQTIAVPAGQRVNLTLADGTRVWLNSRTSLVYPTDFNRHKRVVQLKGEAYFEVTHNTRKPFIVQTNKGNVRVLGTKFDVEAYPDNDKFVTSLMEGSVNIKHNGITYVLAPHQKASLHNNRIVIDKITDYDQYRWKEGLICFKKACFADIMKEFEKYYGYKIIIRNPSVSAYRCSGKFRLSDGVDCALNVLQKDADFVFERDKEKQIINIK is encoded by the coding sequence ATGAATAAAGAAATACTATATAAATTCTTTCAAAGAGAAACGACTTCAGAAGAAGAAGAATGCATTAAAAAATGGTCGGATGATTCTCCTGAAAATCGTCAAAAAATAATAAACGAAAGAAAGTTATTCGATACGTTGCTACTTCTGGCGGATGACGAGCTCATAGCAAGTCAAAACAACTATTCCATAAGAAGAAAGCGGATATATAATTGGGCTAAAGTGGCAGCCATTATCATTTTCGCCATTCTGGGGACGAAACTTTACGATCGTTATCAGGAATCAGTGCAGCCTGTGCCCCTGCAAACAATAGCAGTCCCCGCCGGACAGAGAGTCAACCTGACTCTTGCAGACGGTACCCGGGTATGGCTCAACTCCCGTACCAGTCTTGTTTATCCAACCGATTTTAATAGGCACAAACGAGTAGTCCAACTAAAAGGCGAAGCTTATTTTGAAGTCACTCATAATACCCGTAAACCCTTCATCGTGCAAACAAATAAAGGAAACGTACGCGTGTTGGGCACAAAATTCGATGTAGAAGCATACCCCGATAACGATAAGTTTGTCACCTCATTAATGGAAGGATCAGTAAACATAAAACATAACGGTATCACCTATGTTCTCGCCCCCCATCAGAAAGCTTCGCTGCACAATAATCGTATTGTGATAGATAAGATAACGGATTATGACCAATACAGATGGAAAGAGGGACTTATCTGTTTCAAGAAAGCCTGTTTTGCCGATATCATGAAAGAGTTTGAAAAATATTACGGTTATAAAATCATAATCCGTAATCCTTCTGTTTCAGCCTACCGCTGCAGCGGAAAGTTCCGCTTATCCGACGGAGTAGATTGTGCATTAAACGTATTGCAAAAAGATGCCGATTTTGTGTTTGAGCGAGATAAAGAAAAACAGATTATTAATATAAAATAA